The Henckelia pumila isolate YLH828 chromosome 2, ASM3356847v2, whole genome shotgun sequence genome includes a window with the following:
- the LOC140884515 gene encoding carboxylesterase 20-like, whose product MANMPPIDPNVDPYGYVGIVKNSDGSITRATDFFQSSPACSEPNLPVISKDIPINPARNTWARLYLPKQYCDSNPKVKIPLLVYYHGGGFVIGSAAYSKLHDFTSDLACYIPAIVVSVEYRLAPEHRLPAAYDDGIEALHWIRTAKVEWLTEFADFSRCFLMGESAGGNLTYHVGLRAASCGGDLSPLKIRGLVLQQPYFGGVKRTESEVRLAKDEILPIAVNDITWEMALPLGVDRDHKYSNPRVDVEAEAFEKMKGQKDLVRLLEEYGVQVVGRFDEGGCHGIDLFDKSRSKIVAHFLADFFGFSV is encoded by the coding sequence ATGGCCAATATGCCGCCGATAGATCCCAACGTTGACCCCTACGGCTACGTCGGAATCGTCAAAAACTCCGATGGTTCCATCACACGGGCTACAGACTTTTTCCAAAGTTCTCCGGCATGCTCCGAACCCAACCTTCCCGTCATCAGCAAGGATATTCCGATCAATCCAGCAAGAAACACCTGGGCACGATTGTATTTGCCTAAACAATATTGCGATTCCAATCCCAAGGTTAAGATCCCACTCCTGGTGTACTATCATGGCGGAGGATTCGTCATAGGCAGCGCAGCATACTCCAAGTTGCACGATTTTACCTCAGACCTTGCTTGCTACATCCCGGCGATAGTCGTGTCCGTGGAGTACCGCCTCGCGCCGGAGCACCGCCTCCCCGCCGCGTACGACGACGGGATCGAGGCCTTGCATTGGATCAGAACCGCGAAAGTCGAGTGGCTGACGGAGTTCGCCGACTTCTCACGGTGTTTCCTCATGGGCGAGAGCGCCGGCGGCAACTTAACTTACCACGTGGGGCTACGCGCAGCCTCGTGCGGCGGAGATCTGTCTCCGTTGAAGATCCGAGGGCTGGTGTTGCAGCAACCTTATTTCGGTGGGGTGAAGAGGACAGAATCCGAAGTAAGGCTGGCGAAGGACGAAATTCTTCCAATTGCTGTGAATGATATAACGTGGGAAATGGCTTTGCCTTTGGGCGTTGACCGAGATCACAAGTATTCCAATCCAAGGGTTGATGTTGAGGCAGAGGCTTTCGAGAAAATGAAGGGCCAGAAGGATTTGGTGAGATTATTGGAGGAATATGGAGTACAAGTTGTGGGGAGGTTCGATGAAGGAGGGTGTCATGGGATTGATCTTTTCGACAAATCCAGATCCAAGATTGTTGCTCACTTTCTTGCTGATTTCTTTGGATTCTCAGTTTGA